A stretch of the Schistocerca serialis cubense isolate TAMUIC-IGC-003099 chromosome 2, iqSchSeri2.2, whole genome shotgun sequence genome encodes the following:
- the LOC126455908 gene encoding hexamerin-like: MKTSVTLVLAAVALMGLAAGHSRERRDTASKEFLLRQKKLLRLIWHVGQPALHPELKEMASSFKFDEHLGDFKDPEIVNKFVNYYAHGYIKKRGEQLPAHYKYDELQVKALVELLYSAKDFDTFYETAAWAREHVNEALFRYAINVVKLHRDDLFHLALPPFYELYPQLFVSNDIIKEAWQAALQGKTFNKGQPYVIHANYSGPPYADEADELLSYYTEDVGLLAFRDFMHYRFPFWAKMEDYNQANDTNRGDHFSYDIKATLSRYYLERLSNHLPDIEPLDFEEPVPGVEPDSSLTRYLSTVEERLWEAIDSGYVLDVSETWSYFTKMFKASS; this comes from the exons CTAGCAAGGAGTTCCTCCTCCGGCAGAAGAAACTTCTGCGGCTCATATGGCATGTCGGACAACCTGCACTGCATCCTGAACTGAAGGAGATGGCCAGTTCCTTTAAGTTTGATGAGCACCTTGGAGACTTCAAG GATCCAGAAATTGTCAACAAATTCGTCAATTACTACGCACACGGCTACATCAAGAAGCGCGGCGAACAGCTGCCGGCCCACTACAAGTACGACGAGCTGCAGGTCAAGGCACTCGTCGAACTCCTGTACTCCGCCAAGGACTTCGACACCTTCTACGAG ACAGCCGCCTGGGCCAGGGAACACGTGAACGAGGCTCTGTTCCGCTACGCAATCAACGTCGTTAAGCTGCACCGCGACGATCTTTTCCACCTCGCGCTGCCGCCCTTCTACGAGCTCTACCCCCAGCTCTTTGTCAGTAATGACATCATCAAGGAGGCGTGGCAAGCTGCTCTACAAG GGAAGACTTTCAACAAGGGGCAGCCGTACGTGATCCATGCCAACTACAGCGGCCCCCCTTATGCTGACGAAGCTGACGAGCTGCTGTCCTACTACACTGAGGACGTGGGCCTGCTCGCCTTCCGAGACTTCATGCACTACCGCTTCCCTTTCTGGGCCAAGATGGAGGACTACAACCAGGCCAACGACACCAACCGAGGTGACCACTTCTCCTACGATATCAAGGCCACCCTCAGCCGGTATTACCTAGAGAGGCTCTCGAACCACCTCCCTGACATCGAACCGCTTGACTTCGAGGAACCAGTCCCAGGAGTCGAGCCGGACAGCTCACTCACACGGTACCTCAGCACAGTGGAGGAAAGGCTTTGGGAAGCAATCGATTCTGGATACGTACTTGACGTAAGTGAAACTTGGTcttattttacaaaaatgtttaaaGCCAGTTCATAA